The proteins below come from a single Acaryochloris sp. CCMEE 5410 genomic window:
- a CDS encoding calcium-binding protein, translated as MNGHDGNDTLWGAAGNDTLQGLDGNDYLGGSLGDDRLDGGNGNDTLNGHEGDDHLWGANGDDSLQGGDGDDYLGGSWGDDTLDGYRGNDFLRGHQGHDTLWGGEGKDTLDGGDGDDYLGGSLGDDHLNGAYGEDSLSGHEGNDILWGSYGNDNLNGGDGDDSLTGGAGQDYLVGGGGSDLFVLEATANNKGTIADFVVGEDEIAFRSAQLNTLPLGLISDQQFALGAAATTGEQRFIYDQAKGELFYDADGSGAAQQILVGTLLNKANLGAGQIQIV; from the coding sequence CTGAATGGTCATGATGGGAATGACACCCTCTGGGGAGCTGCGGGCAATGATACCCTCCAGGGTCTAGATGGTAATGACTATTTAGGCGGGAGTTTAGGGGATGATCGCCTGGATGGTGGCAATGGGAATGACACCCTAAATGGTCACGAAGGAGATGACCACCTGTGGGGGGCCAATGGCGATGATAGTCTCCAAGGGGGCGACGGCGATGACTATCTGGGGGGAAGCTGGGGAGACGATACCCTAGATGGCTACCGTGGTAATGATTTTCTCCGAGGCCATCAAGGCCATGACACCCTCTGGGGAGGCGAAGGCAAGGATACCCTCGATGGTGGCGATGGAGATGATTATTTAGGGGGAAGCCTAGGGGATGACCACCTCAACGGTGCCTATGGAGAGGACTCCCTCAGCGGCCATGAAGGCAATGATATCCTCTGGGGATCCTATGGCAACGATAACTTAAATGGTGGCGATGGAGATGATTCCCTGACCGGTGGTGCTGGGCAAGACTATCTCGTGGGTGGCGGCGGCAGCGATCTCTTTGTGTTAGAAGCCACCGCTAACAATAAGGGCACCATTGCTGATTTTGTGGTGGGTGAAGATGAGATCGCATTCCGTTCTGCCCAGCTTAATACCCTTCCCCTGGGGCTAATCTCCGATCAACAGTTTGCCCTGGGGGCCGCAGCGACCACTGGGGAGCAGCGTTTTATCTACGATCAAGCCAAGGGTGAGCTGTTTTACGATGCGGATGGAAGTGGTGCAGCTCAGCAGATTCTGGTGGGCACCTTGCTCAACAAAGCGAATTTGGGTGCAGGCCAGATTCAGATTGTCTAG